In one Bacillus sp. PK3_68 genomic region, the following are encoded:
- the sdaAA gene encoding L-serine ammonia-lyase, iron-sulfur-dependent, subunit alpha has translation MFKNAAELVKLAEDKQKKISDIMIEQESEVSGKSREEIMGLMEKNLDVMEQAVERGLKGVRSLSGLTGGDAVLLQQYIQKGNTLSGPLLLDAVSKAVATNEVNAAMGTICATPTAGSAGVVPGTLFAIQEKLKPSREDKIRFLFTAGAFGYIVANNASISGAAGGCQAEVGSASGMAAAAITEMAGGTPAQCAEAMAITLKNMLGLVCDPVAGLVEVPCVKRNAMGAANAIVAADMALAGVTSRIPCDEVIDAMYKIGQTMPSALRETAGGGLAATPTGRKLEAKIYGVPLQSRD, from the coding sequence TTGTTTAAAAATGCAGCAGAGCTTGTAAAATTAGCTGAAGACAAACAAAAAAAGATTTCTGATATTATGATTGAACAGGAAAGTGAAGTGTCAGGAAAATCCCGTGAAGAAATTATGGGGTTAATGGAAAAAAACTTAGATGTAATGGAGCAAGCGGTAGAACGCGGTTTAAAAGGAGTGCGTTCTCTCTCAGGATTGACCGGAGGAGATGCAGTTCTTTTGCAGCAATATATTCAAAAAGGGAATACATTGTCAGGTCCGCTCTTGCTCGATGCCGTCAGTAAAGCGGTAGCTACGAATGAAGTAAATGCAGCGATGGGAACAATTTGTGCAACACCGACTGCGGGCAGTGCAGGAGTTGTGCCAGGCACATTGTTTGCCATACAGGAGAAGCTTAAGCCTTCCCGGGAGGACAAAATCCGCTTTTTATTTACAGCTGGTGCATTTGGTTACATTGTTGCCAACAATGCATCCATTTCTGGTGCAGCAGGTGGTTGCCAGGCTGAGGTAGGCTCTGCATCTGGCATGGCAGCGGCAGCCATTACAGAAATGGCTGGCGGCACACCAGCACAATGTGCGGAAGCTATGGCTATTACGCTGAAAAATATGCTCGGATTAGTTTGTGATCCTGTGGCGGGGCTTGTGGAAGTGCCATGTGTAAAAAGAAATGCCATGGGAGCAGCCAATGCTATCGTAGCAGCCGATATGGCTCTTGCCGGTGTAACGAGCCGAATTCCTTGTGATGAAGTGATTGATGCTATGTATAAGATTGGTCAAACGATGCCTTCTGCCTTGAGGGAAACAGCCGGTGGTGGTTTGGCGGCCACACCTACCGGGCGAAAATTGGAGGCGAAAATTTATGGTGTACCACTCCAATCCCGGGATTGA
- the recG gene encoding ATP-dependent DNA helicase RecG, producing the protein MVYHSNPGIDSSPLLQPVDVLKGIGKETALTLNELGIEKIKDLIEYFPSRYEDYRLKDLADVGHEERVTVEGKVHSQPSVMFYSKKKSRLTFKVLVGRYLVNVIFFNQPYLKSKIDINDTVTITGKWDKHRQTITGQQFEAGPHNRQGDFEAVYPLRGALSQKLFRKYVGLALSQYGEYLEETLPTRTLLQYKLISRRDALRSLHFPASEREMKQARRRFVFEEFLYFQLKMQALRKFEREHSAGISQAYDIHKLKHFIDSLPFTMTNAQKRVVNDICADMKSPYRMNRLLQGDVGSGKTAVAAVCLYASVTAGFQGALMVPTEILAEQHAESLSQLFEPVGVNVALLTSSVKGKRRKELLARLESGEIDIIVGTHALIQEEVSFYRLGLVITDEQHRFGVNQRRVLREKGESPDVLFMTATPIPRTLAITVFGEMDVSIIDEMPAGRKEIETYWAREEMLDRVLGFMEKELVKGRQAYVICPLIEESEKLDLQNVLDVHAQLVQYFDGRYRVGLMHGRLPSEEKEGVMKAFTEQQVEVLVSTTVVEVGVNVPNATMMVIYDAERFGLSQLHQLRGRVGRGSEQSYCILLANPKTEIGQERMKIMTETNDGFVLSEKDLELRGPGDFFGKKQSGLPEFKVADMVHDYRALEVAREDAKQLIESEAFWREDEYVALRRHLEESGALSGEKLD; encoded by the coding sequence ATGGTGTACCACTCCAATCCCGGGATTGATTCATCCCCTCTCTTGCAGCCGGTAGATGTCCTGAAGGGGATCGGAAAAGAAACGGCATTAACATTAAATGAGCTTGGCATTGAAAAGATAAAAGATTTGATTGAATATTTTCCGTCCCGCTATGAGGATTACCGCCTTAAAGACCTGGCTGATGTCGGACATGAGGAGCGAGTAACAGTAGAGGGGAAAGTTCATAGCCAGCCTTCTGTTATGTTTTATTCAAAGAAAAAGTCACGCTTAACTTTTAAAGTGCTCGTTGGTCGATATTTAGTAAATGTGATTTTTTTCAATCAGCCGTACTTAAAAAGCAAGATTGACATAAATGATACGGTAACGATTACAGGGAAATGGGATAAACATAGACAAACGATTACCGGACAGCAATTTGAAGCGGGACCGCATAACCGGCAGGGAGACTTTGAAGCAGTTTATCCATTGAGGGGGGCGCTCTCGCAAAAGCTATTTCGCAAATATGTAGGACTTGCTCTATCGCAGTATGGTGAATACCTGGAAGAAACTCTACCGACAAGAACGCTTCTTCAGTATAAATTAATAAGCCGCCGGGATGCACTTCGATCTCTCCATTTCCCAGCTTCTGAAAGAGAAATGAAGCAGGCGAGACGGCGTTTTGTTTTTGAAGAGTTTCTGTATTTCCAGTTGAAGATGCAGGCTTTGCGTAAATTTGAGAGAGAACACTCGGCAGGCATTTCGCAAGCTTATGACATTCATAAGCTTAAACATTTTATCGACTCTTTGCCGTTTACTATGACAAATGCTCAAAAAAGAGTAGTGAACGATATTTGTGCTGATATGAAATCTCCGTACCGAATGAACAGGCTCTTGCAGGGGGATGTCGGCAGCGGAAAAACAGCGGTAGCAGCTGTGTGTCTTTATGCCAGTGTTACAGCAGGGTTTCAAGGAGCATTAATGGTGCCGACGGAAATTCTTGCTGAGCAGCATGCTGAATCACTCAGCCAGCTGTTTGAACCGGTGGGCGTAAATGTAGCTTTGTTGACGAGCTCCGTCAAAGGGAAGCGTCGCAAAGAATTGCTTGCACGCTTGGAATCTGGAGAAATAGATATTATAGTTGGTACGCATGCGCTCATTCAGGAAGAAGTTAGTTTTTATCGGCTTGGTCTTGTGATTACTGATGAACAGCATCGGTTTGGCGTTAATCAACGGCGGGTTCTTCGGGAAAAAGGAGAGAGTCCGGATGTTCTTTTTATGACGGCTACACCTATTCCGCGTACGTTAGCGATCACGGTGTTTGGAGAGATGGATGTTTCCATCATCGATGAAATGCCGGCGGGAAGAAAAGAAATTGAAACATACTGGGCAAGAGAAGAAATGCTTGACCGTGTCCTCGGTTTCATGGAGAAGGAATTGGTCAAGGGGCGGCAAGCTTATGTGATCTGTCCGTTAATCGAAGAGTCTGAAAAACTTGACTTGCAAAATGTGCTGGATGTTCACGCTCAGCTTGTTCAGTACTTTGATGGCCGTTACCGGGTAGGTTTAATGCATGGCCGGCTTCCATCAGAAGAGAAAGAAGGCGTGATGAAAGCTTTTACAGAACAGCAGGTCGAGGTGTTAGTGTCTACTACGGTGGTTGAAGTCGGTGTGAATGTACCGAATGCGACTATGATGGTCATTTACGACGCGGAACGATTTGGTCTTTCCCAGCTTCACCAGCTACGCGGCCGTGTCGGGCGGGGAAGTGAGCAGTCGTACTGTATTTTGCTTGCTAATCCAAAGACAGAAATTGGCCAAGAGCGCATGAAGATCATGACCGAAACAAATGATGGTTTCGTCTTAAGTGAGAAAGATTTGGAGTTAAGGGGGCCGGGCGACTTTTTTGGGAAAAAGCAAAGCGGCCTGCCAGAATTCAAAGTAGCTGATATGGTTCATGATTACCGGGCGCTTGAAGTAGCCAGGGAAGATGCCAAACAATTGATTGAATCAGAGGCTTTCTGGAGAGAAGATGAATATGTGGCACTTCGCCGCCACCTAGAGGAATCTGGCGCCCTCTCAGGCGAGAAATTAGATTAA
- the fapR gene encoding transcription factor FapR, with product MRRTKKERQIQLQETIADNPFVTDEELAEQFQVSVQTIRLDRMELAIPELRERIKHVAEKKLTNEVRSLPIEEVIGDIIDIELDKSAISIFDVKREHVFARNGIARGHHLFAQANSLAVAVINDELALTAKANIRFKRSVHEGERVVAKAKVIDIKAVNERTIVEVNSYVGQELVFQGDFTMYRSNTTAEDEGQ from the coding sequence ATGAGACGTACAAAAAAAGAGAGACAAATTCAGCTTCAGGAAACAATTGCAGATAATCCATTTGTGACGGACGAAGAATTAGCCGAACAATTTCAAGTAAGCGTGCAGACGATTCGATTGGATAGAATGGAACTGGCAATTCCCGAGCTTCGTGAAAGAATTAAGCATGTAGCAGAAAAGAAACTGACTAATGAAGTCCGGTCGCTGCCGATTGAAGAAGTGATTGGTGACATTATTGATATTGAACTGGATAAGAGTGCGATTTCTATTTTTGATGTCAAGAGGGAACACGTATTTGCAAGAAATGGAATTGCCCGTGGCCATCATTTATTTGCGCAAGCGAATTCTCTTGCGGTCGCTGTTATTAATGACGAGCTTGCTTTAACTGCCAAAGCGAATATCCGGTTTAAAAGATCGGTTCATGAAGGAGAACGAGTGGTGGCAAAAGCGAAGGTTATCGATATTAAAGCAGTGAATGAGCGGACGATCGTTGAAGTGAACAGCTATGTCGGACAAGAGCTTGTTTTTCAAGGAGACTTTACTATGTACCGTTCCAATACAACAGCAGAGGATGAAGGACAATGA
- the plsX gene encoding phosphate acyltransferase PlsX, protein MKIAIDAMGGDHAPKEIILGANKALAEMPGLELLIYGDEKLIQPLLETTNRAKVIHTDEVILGTDEPVRAVRRKKNASMVMMAQAVADGEAAACVSAGNTGALMAAGLFVVGRLDGIQRPALAPTLPTVDGKGFVMLDLGANVDAKPEHLLQYAIMGSIYAEKVRGIENPRVGLLNIGTEEKKGNDLTKEAFGLLSGQKSIHFVGNVESRDLLNGVADVVVTDGFTGNMVLKTIEGTALSVFSMLKSALTSSLKAKLGAGLLKNELYSLKDKMDYTEYGGAGLFGLKAPVIKAHGSSNANAFYNALKQAYMMAEADVPSKIAGAAGIVSSTEK, encoded by the coding sequence ATGAAAATAGCAATAGATGCAATGGGCGGCGATCATGCCCCAAAAGAAATTATTTTAGGTGCGAATAAAGCTTTAGCAGAAATGCCTGGGTTGGAACTGCTTATTTATGGGGATGAAAAGCTGATCCAGCCATTGTTGGAGACAACTAACCGGGCGAAAGTTATACATACTGATGAAGTGATTCTTGGAACAGATGAGCCGGTGCGTGCGGTTCGCCGCAAGAAAAATGCCTCCATGGTTATGATGGCACAGGCGGTAGCTGACGGAGAGGCAGCTGCCTGTGTATCAGCTGGGAATACAGGTGCTTTAATGGCCGCTGGTTTATTCGTTGTTGGCCGCCTGGATGGAATTCAGCGCCCGGCTCTCGCTCCGACGCTGCCGACTGTTGATGGCAAAGGATTTGTTATGCTTGATCTTGGAGCTAACGTCGATGCTAAACCTGAACATTTGCTTCAATATGCAATTATGGGTTCGATTTATGCGGAAAAAGTAAGAGGAATAGAAAACCCTCGTGTTGGCCTCTTGAATATTGGCACAGAAGAGAAAAAAGGAAATGACTTAACGAAAGAAGCATTTGGGCTGCTCAGCGGACAAAAAAGTATTCATTTTGTCGGCAATGTAGAATCCCGCGATTTATTAAATGGGGTGGCAGACGTCGTAGTGACGGATGGGTTTACTGGCAATATGGTGTTAAAAACAATTGAAGGTACAGCTTTATCAGTCTTTTCAATGCTGAAGTCAGCCTTGACTTCTTCTTTAAAAGCAAAGTTGGGCGCTGGTTTGCTTAAAAATGAACTTTATAGTTTAAAAGATAAAATGGATTACACCGAATATGGAGGAGCAGGGTTATTCGGTTTAAAAGCGCCTGTTATCAAAGCGCATGGCTCATCAAATGCCAATGCCTTTTATAATGCGTTAAAGCAAGCCTATATGATGGCGGAAGCTGATGTCCCTTCCAAGATCGCAGGAGCGGCTGGGATTGTGTCATCAACAGAAAAGTAA
- the fabD gene encoding ACP S-malonyltransferase, whose product MGKIAFVFPGQGSQAVGMGKALAEEHQEIRELFESADHKLGFSLSELMFDGPEEKLTLTMNAQPAILTASMAALKIFEKEGITPDFVAGHSLGEYTALTAANALTFEDAVYAVHKRGQFMEQAVPAGEGTMAAVLGMDRSLLQEVTEEVTASGETVGLANLNCPGQIVISGTKNGVAKAGELAKEKGAKRVIPLNVSGPFHSSLMKPATEQLEQVLDEVEIKDCDTPLIANVDAKAVTKAEDIRAKLLQQLYSPVLWEDSVETLIEAGVDTFIEIGPGKVLSGLIKKVNRKVTTYAVQDGASIQEAVKALKEAAQ is encoded by the coding sequence ATGGGGAAAATTGCATTTGTATTTCCGGGGCAGGGATCACAAGCAGTCGGTATGGGAAAAGCCTTGGCGGAGGAGCATCAGGAAATCCGGGAATTGTTTGAATCAGCAGATCATAAATTAGGCTTTTCATTAAGTGAGCTTATGTTTGACGGACCGGAAGAAAAGCTGACACTAACCATGAACGCCCAGCCGGCGATTTTAACAGCAAGCATGGCGGCACTAAAAATCTTTGAAAAAGAAGGCATTACACCCGACTTTGTGGCCGGTCACAGTTTAGGAGAGTATACAGCGCTTACTGCTGCGAATGCACTGACATTTGAGGATGCTGTCTATGCTGTTCATAAACGAGGACAATTCATGGAGCAAGCTGTACCAGCCGGCGAAGGAACAATGGCTGCCGTTCTCGGAATGGATCGGAGCCTTTTGCAGGAGGTAACGGAAGAGGTAACAGCATCCGGCGAAACCGTAGGCCTGGCTAATTTAAACTGTCCAGGACAAATTGTTATTTCAGGAACGAAAAATGGAGTAGCAAAAGCCGGCGAGTTGGCGAAGGAGAAAGGCGCAAAACGGGTCATTCCGTTAAATGTAAGCGGCCCCTTCCATTCTTCATTAATGAAACCGGCTACGGAGCAGCTTGAGCAAGTGCTCGACGAAGTAGAAATAAAAGACTGCGACACGCCGCTGATTGCCAATGTTGACGCAAAGGCTGTTACGAAGGCCGAAGATATTCGCGCTAAATTACTCCAGCAACTGTACTCTCCGGTTCTTTGGGAAGACAGTGTAGAAACGCTGATTGAGGCGGGAGTCGACACATTTATTGAAATAGGCCCGGGGAAAGTTTTATCAGGTCTTATTAAGAAAGTAAATCGGAAAGTGACTACGTATGCTGTGCAGGATGGAGCATCTATTCAGGAAGCAGTAAAAGCATTAAAGGAGGCAGCACAATGA
- the fabG gene encoding 3-oxoacyl-[acyl-carrier-protein] reductase yields the protein MKLEGKAALVTGASRGIGREIALELARAGADVAVNYSGSEAKANEVVEEIQALGRKALAVQCNVADNDSVAEMVKQTTEAFGKIDILVNNAGITRDNLLMRMKEQEWDDVIDTNLKGVFLCTKAVTRPMMKQRSGRIINIASIVGVSGNPGQANYVAAKAGVIGLTKTTAKELASRGITVNALAPGFITTDMTDALPEEAKEAMLRQIPLAQFGEPADIAKAALFLASEDAKYITGQTIHIDGGMVM from the coding sequence ATGAAACTAGAAGGAAAAGCCGCTTTAGTAACGGGTGCATCGCGTGGAATCGGGCGTGAGATTGCTCTTGAATTGGCCCGTGCGGGGGCGGATGTTGCTGTTAATTATTCCGGAAGTGAGGCAAAAGCAAACGAGGTTGTTGAGGAAATTCAAGCGCTTGGCCGCAAAGCTTTGGCGGTACAATGCAACGTTGCTGACAATGACTCTGTAGCAGAAATGGTAAAGCAGACGACAGAAGCATTCGGAAAAATTGATATCCTTGTTAATAACGCAGGCATCACCCGTGATAATCTGTTAATGCGCATGAAAGAGCAAGAATGGGATGATGTCATTGATACAAATTTAAAAGGTGTATTTCTTTGCACAAAGGCAGTTACTCGTCCAATGATGAAGCAGCGGAGTGGCCGTATTATTAACATCGCCTCCATTGTTGGGGTGAGTGGAAATCCTGGACAAGCGAACTATGTTGCCGCTAAAGCGGGTGTTATCGGCTTAACGAAGACTACAGCAAAAGAGCTAGCTTCCCGCGGTATTACAGTTAATGCTTTGGCTCCGGGCTTCATTACAACCGACATGACAGACGCCCTGCCAGAAGAAGCAAAAGAAGCTATGCTTAGACAAATACCGCTCGCTCAGTTTGGTGAGCCTGCTGATATTGCAAAAGCGGCTCTTTTCCTTGCATCAGAAGACGCTAAATATATTACCGGCCAAACCATTCACATCGACGGCGGCATGGTGATGTAA
- the acpP gene encoding acyl carrier protein: MAEVLERVTKIIVDRLGVEESQVNLEASFKEDLGADSLDVVELVMELEDEFDMEISDDDAEKIATVGDAVNYINSKN, translated from the coding sequence ATGGCAGAGGTATTAGAGCGTGTAACAAAAATCATTGTAGATCGTCTTGGAGTAGAAGAATCCCAAGTAAACCTTGAAGCTTCTTTTAAAGAAGATCTTGGAGCAGATTCTTTAGACGTAGTTGAACTAGTAATGGAATTAGAAGATGAGTTCGACATGGAAATCTCTGACGATGATGCAGAAAAAATCGCAACAGTGGGCGACGCTGTGAATTACATAAACAGCAAAAATTAA
- the rnc gene encoding ribonuclease III, giving the protein MKKPHRDFKRPLTKREQQFNQLQENLGIHFHDENLLKHAFTHSSYVNEHRKKPYEDNERLEFLGDAVLELTVSHYLFKKYPLMSEGDLTKLRAAVVCEPSLVTFANELNFGKYVLLGKGEEMTGGRMRPALLADVFEAFMGALFLDQGMDAVLLFLEKMIFPRIDSGAFSHMMDYKSQLQELVQRQTKGLLEYKILQEKGPAHSKEFVSQVSLNGEVLGSGQGKSKKEAEQLAAQMALTALKQHTE; this is encoded by the coding sequence ATGAAGAAACCACATAGAGACTTCAAGAGGCCTTTAACTAAAAGAGAACAGCAATTTAATCAGCTGCAAGAAAATTTAGGCATTCATTTTCATGACGAAAATTTACTAAAGCATGCCTTTACCCATTCATCCTATGTGAATGAGCATCGGAAAAAGCCATATGAGGACAATGAACGACTTGAATTTTTAGGGGATGCGGTGTTGGAGTTAACCGTTTCTCACTACCTATTTAAAAAATACCCGCTCATGTCAGAGGGAGATTTAACGAAATTGCGGGCTGCCGTAGTCTGTGAGCCATCACTTGTCACCTTCGCTAACGAGTTGAATTTCGGGAAATATGTTCTTCTTGGAAAAGGCGAAGAAATGACTGGAGGCCGGATGAGGCCGGCTCTTTTGGCAGATGTATTTGAAGCGTTTATGGGCGCTTTGTTTTTAGATCAAGGGATGGATGCTGTCCTCCTTTTCTTGGAAAAAATGATCTTTCCTAGAATTGATTCCGGTGCTTTTTCTCATATGATGGATTATAAGAGCCAATTGCAAGAGCTTGTGCAGCGTCAGACAAAGGGATTACTTGAATATAAAATATTGCAGGAAAAAGGTCCGGCTCATAGTAAAGAGTTTGTTTCTCAAGTTTCATTAAATGGAGAAGTGCTTGGAAGTGGACAAGGAAAATCGAAAAAAGAAGCCGAGCAGCTGGCTGCTCAGATGGCTTTGACAGCTTTGAAACAACATACAGAGTAG
- the smc gene encoding chromosome segregation protein SMC, with product MFLKKLEIAGFKSFAERVSVEFVDGVTAVVGPNGSGKSNITDGIRWVLGEQSAKSLRGGKMEDVIFAGSDSRKPLNFAEVTLTLNNEAQTLPIEYSEVNVTRRVYRSGDSEYFINKRPCRLKDIVDLFMDSGLGKEAFSIIGQGKVEEILNSKPEERRAIFEEAAGVLKYKNRKKKAEKKLDETQENLLRVQDILHELEGQIEPLRMQASIARDYLDKKEEMTSYDIAVIVYEIGELHTQWEQLKASHAEHAQEETALFSNLQQKEAKAEELRTQITALDESVNDLQAVLLAASEELEKLEGRKQVLQERKKNAIQNEGQLADNLAEIKEKIQQLSVQAEDLRRKTEADKKEEVELKQLLAVKQEEMKQLSKNLEEEIESLKADYIESLNVQASAKNERQHVKQQIEQLVHRKERLDAENKKYLAERQEIEARKSAIDEALASEQERAAIHVDALHREQQLLETMKSKYEKQESSLYQAYQILQDAKSRKEMLESLEEDYSGFFQGVKEILKARDRQLSGIEGAVAEIIEVPKKYETAMEVALGSSMQHIITADERAAREAIGYLKKHRFGRATFLPLTSIKEKIFPATLSAQLENDDRFIGIASNLISFPEAYSPAITNLLGHTVVAAHLEGANELAKLMNYRYRIVTLDGDIVNPGGSMTGGALKQKGNSLISRKNELESLRVRLASMEEKTIAAEREVKKLKESILSKEALLKEMREQTELIRANEQERKNEQLEWQFAYQTINSRLSIYDSEKQEFETEHQRLQVLLENAEKQLVISQQEIEELDVKIKKLTEQKAHESTLKETIMQTISELNSKLAVKQEQLTSRKERLEQVLAELAASEQKHKQWHEDMNWLKTEMSASGQGEEELDEAARKKRQDKEEISKLITMRRNERMDKLGRLEGEERELKEARRLHKAMSEAVQDEEVKINRLDVELDNRLEQLNKEYALTYEAAKEKYPLPFPIEEVRKKLHLIKLSIKELGSVNLGAIEEYERVSERYTFLEEQRADLQEAKDTLSQVIQEMDEEMTKRFKETFQSVSTQFLPVFQSLFGGGRAELRLTDPDHLLSTGVDIVAQPPGKKLQSLSLLSGGERALTAIALLFAILKVRPVPFCVLDEVEAALDEANVFRFSRYLKQFSQDTQFIVITHRKGTMEEADALYGITMQESGVSRLVSVTMDKKAETPV from the coding sequence ATGTTCCTGAAGAAACTGGAAATTGCCGGATTTAAATCATTTGCTGAACGCGTTTCTGTCGAATTTGTCGATGGGGTAACAGCTGTAGTCGGTCCGAATGGTTCGGGGAAGAGCAACATTACGGATGGGATACGCTGGGTACTTGGAGAGCAGTCAGCAAAGAGTTTGCGCGGCGGTAAAATGGAAGATGTCATTTTTGCTGGCAGCGATAGCCGCAAGCCGCTGAATTTTGCCGAAGTAACCCTAACTTTAAACAACGAAGCACAAACACTCCCGATTGAATACAGTGAGGTCAATGTAACAAGAAGGGTCTATCGTTCCGGGGACAGTGAATACTTTATTAATAAAAGGCCGTGCCGTCTCAAAGACATCGTTGATTTATTTATGGATTCGGGTCTTGGTAAGGAGGCTTTTTCTATCATCGGCCAAGGCAAGGTAGAAGAAATATTGAATAGCAAACCAGAGGAGCGCCGGGCAATTTTTGAAGAGGCAGCTGGGGTGTTAAAGTATAAAAACCGGAAAAAGAAAGCGGAGAAAAAACTGGATGAAACACAAGAAAATCTTCTGCGTGTTCAAGACATTCTCCATGAATTAGAAGGGCAAATAGAGCCTTTGCGCATGCAGGCATCGATTGCGAGAGATTATCTTGACAAGAAAGAAGAAATGACCAGCTATGATATTGCGGTGATTGTTTATGAAATTGGCGAACTGCATACTCAATGGGAACAGTTAAAAGCAAGCCATGCTGAGCATGCACAAGAAGAAACTGCGCTTTTTTCGAACCTTCAACAGAAAGAGGCAAAAGCAGAAGAATTGCGAACGCAAATTACAGCCCTTGATGAGTCAGTGAATGATTTACAGGCGGTGCTTTTAGCTGCCAGCGAGGAACTGGAAAAGCTGGAAGGCCGTAAACAAGTGTTGCAGGAACGAAAAAAGAATGCGATCCAAAATGAGGGACAGCTGGCTGACAACTTAGCGGAAATCAAAGAAAAGATCCAACAGCTTTCTGTGCAGGCAGAGGATTTAAGGAGAAAGACGGAAGCAGATAAAAAAGAAGAAGTTGAATTAAAGCAGCTGCTAGCAGTTAAGCAAGAAGAAATGAAGCAGCTTTCCAAAAACTTAGAAGAGGAAATTGAGTCGTTAAAAGCCGATTATATTGAGAGTCTGAACGTGCAGGCCTCTGCTAAAAATGAACGTCAGCACGTAAAACAGCAGATCGAACAATTGGTGCACAGAAAAGAGCGGCTCGATGCTGAAAATAAAAAATATCTTGCCGAAAGACAGGAGATAGAGGCTAGAAAATCTGCTATTGATGAAGCACTTGCTTCTGAGCAGGAGCGTGCAGCTATCCATGTAGACGCTTTGCATCGAGAGCAACAGCTTCTTGAAACAATGAAATCGAAATATGAAAAGCAGGAATCTAGTCTTTATCAAGCTTATCAAATTCTTCAGGATGCCAAATCGCGCAAAGAGATGCTTGAATCCTTGGAAGAGGACTATTCTGGCTTTTTTCAAGGCGTGAAGGAAATATTAAAAGCGAGAGACCGACAACTTTCAGGGATTGAAGGAGCGGTTGCTGAAATTATTGAGGTGCCTAAAAAATATGAAACGGCCATGGAAGTGGCTCTTGGTAGCAGCATGCAGCATATTATTACGGCTGATGAGCGGGCTGCCCGTGAAGCCATTGGTTATTTAAAGAAGCATCGATTTGGGCGGGCTACCTTTTTGCCGTTAACTTCGATAAAGGAAAAAATATTCCCAGCCACCCTTTCTGCTCAGCTGGAAAATGACGATCGTTTCATCGGCATAGCGTCCAACCTTATCAGCTTTCCAGAAGCATACAGCCCAGCTATAACCAATCTCCTTGGTCATACAGTAGTTGCTGCTCATTTAGAAGGAGCCAATGAGCTGGCTAAGCTCATGAATTATCGTTACCGGATTGTAACGCTTGATGGAGATATTGTGAACCCCGGCGGTTCCATGACTGGAGGCGCTTTGAAGCAAAAAGGAAACTCATTGATTAGCCGAAAAAACGAGCTCGAGTCCTTGAGAGTGAGACTTGCTTCAATGGAAGAAAAGACGATAGCTGCTGAACGTGAAGTGAAAAAATTAAAAGAGAGTATACTCTCCAAAGAAGCTCTCCTTAAAGAGATGAGAGAGCAGACAGAACTAATAAGAGCCAATGAGCAGGAGCGGAAAAACGAACAGCTTGAATGGCAATTTGCCTACCAAACCATTAACAGTCGCTTATCTATCTATGATTCAGAAAAGCAAGAGTTCGAAACGGAGCATCAAAGGCTTCAAGTGCTTTTAGAAAATGCGGAAAAACAATTAGTCATCAGTCAGCAGGAAATTGAGGAGCTCGATGTAAAAATCAAGAAGTTAACAGAACAAAAGGCTCATGAAAGCACGCTGAAGGAAACAATCATGCAAACAATAAGCGAGCTTAATTCCAAGCTTGCCGTCAAGCAAGAGCAGTTGACATCAAGAAAAGAACGCCTTGAACAAGTGCTTGCTGAGTTGGCTGCTTCTGAACAAAAACATAAACAGTGGCATGAAGATATGAACTGGCTAAAAACAGAAATGTCAGCAAGCGGGCAGGGAGAAGAAGAATTGGACGAGGCTGCCCGGAAAAAGCGGCAGGATAAAGAAGAAATAAGCAAGCTTATTACTATGCGTAGAAATGAACGTATGGATAAGCTAGGCCGGCTGGAGGGCGAGGAAAGGGAGCTTAAAGAAGCGAGAAGGCTTCATAAAGCAATGAGCGAAGCTGTCCAGGATGAAGAAGTGAAAATCAATCGCCTGGATGTGGAGCTTGATAACCGCCTGGAACAGTTAAATAAAGAATATGCTCTCACATATGAAGCGGCAAAAGAGAAGTACCCACTGCCTTTTCCGATCGAAGAGGTGCGTAAAAAACTTCATTTGATCAAGCTGTCTATCAAGGAATTAGGCAGCGTAAATCTAGGAGCTATCGAAGAATATGAGCGGGTATCTGAACGGTACACCTTCCTTGAAGAGCAGCGAGCTGATTTACAAGAGGCCAAAGATACACTATCTCAAGTTATACAGGAAATGGATGAAGAGATGACGAAGCGATTTAAGGAAACCTTCCAATCGGTGAGCACACAATTCCTTCCGGTTTTTCAGTCGTTATTTGGCGGTGGGAGAGCTGAATTGAGATTAACAGATCCGGACCATTTGCTTAGCACGGGGGTCGATATCGTTGCGCAGCCGCCTGGGAAAAAACTTCAGAGCCTCAGTCTTTTATCGGGAGGGGAACGAGCACTTACGGCTATTGCCCTTCTATTTGCCATTCTAAAAGTACGTCCTGTTCCTTTCTGTGTACTTGATGAAGTAGAGGCAGCTCTAGATGAAGCGAATGTTTTTCGATTTAGTCGGTATTTAAAGCAATTTAGCCAAGATACACAGTTTATCGTTATTACTCATAGAAAGGGAACAATGGAAGAAGCGGATGCTTTGTATGGCATCACTATGCAGGAGTCAGGGGTATCTCGATTGGTTTCTGTGACAATGGATAAAAAAGCAGAAACCCCTGTTTAA